A genome region from Variovorax paradoxus includes the following:
- a CDS encoding LysR family transcriptional regulator — MTSGLTDASLMLHVRPRQLLLLARLDTHRHLGRAAEAMNISQPAATKLLQQLEDSLGERLFERLARGMEPTPYGEILIRYARRVLSDFGSAREEMLALRSGLSGALRVGSVPGAVPELLAPALVEYHRRHPQVAVSVVVETSDVIQAQLEQGDVDLVLGRLTDGHDEAKYASVPLLGESQVVVVRAAHPVFERASVTLADMASWSWVLQPPGSPQRGRFEAAMREAGIQARLDIIETASPIAITALLENSDMAAVMPASQAGHYARLGVLRTVPIELPVRVPPISLITREDRPLSPAAAQFRRQLLGERG; from the coding sequence ATGACATCCGGCCTCACCGACGCATCGCTGATGCTCCATGTGCGCCCGCGCCAACTGCTGCTGCTGGCCCGGCTCGACACCCACCGCCACCTGGGCCGCGCGGCCGAGGCCATGAACATCAGCCAGCCCGCGGCGACCAAGCTGCTGCAGCAGCTGGAGGATTCGCTGGGCGAGCGGCTCTTCGAGCGGCTGGCGCGCGGCATGGAGCCCACGCCCTACGGCGAGATCCTCATCCGCTATGCACGCCGCGTGCTCAGCGACTTCGGCTCTGCGCGCGAGGAGATGCTGGCTTTGCGCTCGGGCCTGAGCGGCGCGCTGCGTGTGGGCTCGGTGCCGGGCGCCGTGCCCGAGCTGCTGGCGCCCGCGCTGGTCGAGTACCACCGCCGCCATCCGCAGGTGGCGGTGTCGGTGGTGGTGGAGACCAGCGACGTGATCCAGGCGCAGCTGGAGCAGGGCGACGTCGACCTCGTGCTGGGGCGCCTCACCGACGGCCACGACGAGGCGAAGTACGCGAGCGTGCCGCTGCTGGGAGAGTCGCAGGTGGTGGTGGTGCGTGCGGCGCATCCGGTGTTCGAGCGCGCGAGCGTCACGCTGGCCGACATGGCGAGCTGGTCGTGGGTGCTGCAGCCGCCGGGTTCGCCGCAGCGCGGGCGCTTCGAGGCGGCGATGCGCGAGGCCGGCATCCAGGCGCGGCTGGACATCATCGAAACGGCATCGCCGATCGCCATCACCGCGCTGCTCGAGAACTCCGACATGGCGGCCGTCATGCCCGCCTCGCAAGCCGGCCACTACGCCCGGCTGGGCGTGCTGCGCACCGTGCCGATCGAGCTGCCGGTGCGCGTGCCGCCGATCAGCCTGATCACCCGAGAGGACCGGCCGCTGTCGCCGGCCGCCGCGCAGTTCCGGCGCCAGCTGCTGGGCGAGAGGGGCTGA
- a CDS encoding ABC transporter substrate-binding protein, which translates to MKRFLKAGLVLALIGTGVVSQAATELVIATVNNGHMIEMQKLTPFFEKANPDIKLKWVTLEEGTLRQRVTTDIATKGGQFDVMTIGLYETPIWSKKGWLKPIATDAAYDVDDLLPAIRNGLSNDGKLYAAPFYGESSMLMYRKDLADKAGIKFSDQPTWAQVKEFADKVNDPKAGVYGMCLRGKPGWGDNMAFLTTLVNTNGGQWFDMQWKPQIDTKAWKDAITFYVDIMKKDGPPGASANSFNENLALFNEGKCAAWVDATIAASFISDPKQSKVADKVAFAQAPTATTPKGANWLWSWNLAIPASSTKDEAAQKFIKWATSKDYINLVAKETGWASVPTGTRKSTYANPEFQKVAKFAEAEKKAIDSANLTDSTLPKSPYVGVQYAAIPEFQAIGVAVGQQMSAALSGKVTVDQALKTSQTAAEREMKKGGYYK; encoded by the coding sequence ATGAAGCGTTTTCTGAAAGCGGGCCTCGTCCTCGCGCTCATCGGTACGGGCGTCGTGTCCCAGGCCGCCACCGAACTCGTGATCGCGACCGTCAACAACGGCCACATGATCGAGATGCAGAAGCTCACCCCCTTCTTCGAGAAAGCCAATCCCGACATCAAGCTCAAGTGGGTCACGCTCGAGGAGGGCACGCTGCGCCAGCGCGTGACCACCGACATCGCCACCAAGGGCGGCCAGTTCGACGTGATGACCATCGGCCTGTACGAAACACCGATCTGGTCGAAGAAGGGCTGGCTCAAGCCCATCGCCACCGATGCGGCCTATGACGTGGACGACCTGCTGCCCGCCATCCGCAACGGCCTGTCGAACGACGGCAAGCTGTATGCCGCACCGTTCTACGGCGAGAGCTCGATGCTCATGTACCGCAAGGACCTGGCCGACAAGGCCGGCATCAAGTTCTCCGACCAGCCCACGTGGGCGCAGGTGAAGGAGTTCGCGGACAAGGTCAACGACCCCAAGGCCGGCGTGTACGGCATGTGCCTGCGTGGCAAGCCGGGCTGGGGCGACAACATGGCCTTCCTGACCACGCTGGTGAACACCAACGGCGGCCAGTGGTTCGACATGCAGTGGAAGCCGCAGATCGACACCAAGGCCTGGAAGGACGCGATCACCTTCTACGTCGACATCATGAAGAAGGACGGCCCTCCGGGCGCTTCGGCCAACAGCTTCAACGAGAACCTCGCGCTGTTCAACGAAGGCAAGTGCGCGGCATGGGTCGACGCGACCATCGCCGCTTCGTTCATCAGCGACCCGAAGCAGTCGAAGGTGGCCGACAAGGTGGCCTTCGCGCAGGCGCCCACCGCCACCACGCCGAAGGGCGCCAACTGGCTGTGGTCGTGGAACCTCGCCATTCCCGCCAGCTCGACCAAGGACGAGGCCGCGCAGAAGTTCATCAAGTGGGCCACGTCGAAGGACTACATCAACCTGGTGGCCAAGGAAACCGGCTGGGCCTCGGTGCCGACCGGCACGCGCAAGTCGACTTATGCGAACCCCGAGTTCCAGAAGGTTGCCAAGTTCGCAGAAGCCGAGAAGAAGGCCATCGACAGCGCCAACCTCACCGACAGCACGCTGCCCAAGTCGCCGTACGTCGGCGTGCAGTACGCCGCCATTCCAGAGTTCCAGGCCATCGGCGTGGCGGTGGGCCAGCAGATGAGCGCGGCCCTGTCGGGCAAGGTCACGGTCGACCAGGCGCTGAAGACCTCGCAGACGGCAGCCGAGCGCGAAATGAAAAAGGGCGGCTACTACAAGTAA
- a CDS encoding carbohydrate ABC transporter permease, whose amino-acid sequence MKRLLPRALMAPAVLTLLLWMIVPLAMTLYFSLVNYNLMQPGERTFAGIENFHYFITDPDFWPATWNTLLLIGSVIVITVVFGVLLALLVNEPFPGRGIVRVLLISPFFVMPAVNALLWKHMMMNPIYGVLADVWRFFGAQPVDWLTDVPLLSVIIMVAWQWLPFACLIFITSLQSLDREQMEAARMDGASPFQRFFYLTIPHLGRPMAVVIMIEMIFLLSVFAEIAITTNGGPGNESTNMTYMIFKQSLMNFDVGVASAGALFAVVLANIVAVFLIRIIGKNLD is encoded by the coding sequence ATGAAAAGACTCCTGCCCCGCGCCCTCATGGCGCCCGCGGTGCTCACGCTCTTGCTCTGGATGATCGTGCCGCTCGCGATGACGTTGTACTTCTCGCTGGTGAACTACAACCTCATGCAGCCCGGCGAACGCACCTTCGCGGGCATCGAGAACTTTCACTACTTCATCACCGACCCCGACTTCTGGCCGGCCACCTGGAACACGCTGCTGCTGATCGGCAGCGTGATCGTGATCACGGTGGTGTTCGGCGTGCTGCTCGCGCTGCTGGTGAACGAGCCGTTCCCGGGCCGCGGCATCGTGCGCGTGCTGCTGATCTCGCCGTTCTTCGTCATGCCTGCGGTGAATGCGCTGCTGTGGAAGCACATGATGATGAACCCCATCTACGGCGTGCTGGCCGATGTGTGGCGCTTCTTCGGCGCGCAGCCGGTCGACTGGCTGACCGACGTGCCGCTGCTGTCCGTGATCATCATGGTGGCCTGGCAGTGGCTGCCCTTCGCCTGCCTGATCTTCATCACCTCGCTGCAGTCGCTCGATCGCGAGCAGATGGAGGCCGCGCGCATGGACGGCGCCAGCCCGTTCCAGCGCTTCTTCTATCTGACCATTCCGCACCTCGGCCGCCCGATGGCCGTGGTGATCATGATCGAGATGATCTTCCTGCTCAGCGTGTTCGCCGAGATCGCCATCACCACCAACGGCGGCCCGGGCAACGAGAGCACGAACATGACCTACATGATCTTCAAGCAGTCGCTCATGAACTTCGACGTGGGCGTGGCTTCGGCCGGTGCGCTCTTCGCGGTGGTGCTGGCCAACATCGTGGCCGTGTTCCTCATCCGCATCATCGGCAAGAACCTCGACTAG